GATGCGTAAAGTGTAACGCGTGAAGTGGTGGTAATTAAAAGTATTTGAGATAAGTAGATTTGCATAAATTATTAATATTATAGAGTGAGATCCTTCGGCTTCTTTCGGGAGGATGCCAGACAATTTATTATGTTTTGTCATCGTATATTAAGAAAGTAGGAAAAATTGTTTAACAGGCTATTAAAAAGTTGTATAAGGTTCCAGAGCACTGAAGGTGATAAAGGACATAATTGTCATTGGTTCAACGAAACCGTTCGAAATGTTGTCCCCACCTTCAGCTTTCCGAAACCTGAACGGAACATTAGGCATAAAGCCTGCATGTGTTACGATGATAGCGTATAGGAAAGCAAAGCTCAAGTAAAAAAATGAGGAGCTTTACGATGAAGAGCTATGAGAAAGTAGTGGGAATTGATGTATCCAAGGAAACGTTGTCAATCAGCTTATATGACGGTAAGAGCCACACCGGTTATGAGACAAGAAACACGATAAAATCATTTTTTAATGATTTTGTTAAGAAGGAGAAGGGAATAGATTTTTCCAAAGTTCTTTTTATGCTGGAAAATACGGGAGTATACCATTTAAGATTAGCAACCCATTTGAGCAAGGAATGTGGTTATCTTGTAAGTGTAGCGAATCCTCTTGTAATAAAGAGGTACTCACAGATGAATTTAAAACG
The nucleotide sequence above comes from Flexistipes sp.. Encoded proteins:
- a CDS encoding IS110 family transposase, whose protein sequence is MKSYEKVVGIDVSKETLSISLYDGKSHTGYETRNTIKSFFNDFVKKEKGIDFSKVLFMLENTGVYHLRLATHLSKECGYLVSVANPLVIKRYSQMNLKR